A stretch of Kaistella flava (ex Peng et al. 2021) DNA encodes these proteins:
- the priA gene encoding primosomal protein N', producing MSFAQVILPLNLKGTFTYKVPAELSSSIQVGMRVLVAFGGKKIYTGIVFDLHDQEPETFVPKDIINILDDFPILPKEQIQFWNWLSDYYICNLGEIYRFSFPGSLKLESETYLKLRSNIVIDFENLDVNEMYLIQALEVRQLINLTEIEAFIPKRDIVKTIKSLIDLQYIEIDEKIAEKYKAKEVAYLKINNETVKNSHLPEILLSLKRSPKQQELFLLLLEKQTEHPEKLIKKSDVFHEGNYVQAQLKSLIEKDLVQEYYLQKDRLESYEGETEELEKLSDIQLQAKIEIDEAFEQGKNVLLHGVTSSGKTHVYLEKIEETVADGKNVLFLLPEIAITKQIVQRLEKKYGKQLGFYHQKLTDFEKVEVWRRIKNNDIKILIGTRNALFLPYENLGLIVVDEEHDSSYKPREISPFFNAKDAAQVLAKFYKANVILGSATPSVESYYAAKKEKLKYVFLGERFGNVNIPQFELINFKEAQDSKKLVGSFSLQLIDEIRKELDQKKQTMILHNRRGYANVVECETCGYVNYCSNCDVVMTYHKYNNEMKCHYCGQKAAKPKACPKCHSEKLNVRGVGVEQIHEEVCKIFPESEVDRMDVDSMRKKFAYEKLYEKIEEGETDIIVGTQMISKGLDFDNIELVAIPKADSLLYVQDFRAEERAFQLITQVSGRAGRMSGNGKVLIQTYNPQHSIFQMLKDHDTPMIYEHLLTERKKFLYPPFVKLIMIELKHRREDKVNRASQFLGSILRKYLPEECILGPEKSPIGKLNLMYQYQLLLKLPRGKKYADYKNLVTKSLTEFDEITAYHSIKKVIYVDF from the coding sequence TTGAGTTTCGCCCAAGTCATTCTTCCCTTAAATTTAAAAGGAACTTTCACCTACAAAGTTCCCGCTGAACTTTCGTCTTCCATTCAAGTTGGAATGAGGGTTTTGGTGGCTTTTGGTGGAAAAAAGATTTATACCGGAATTGTTTTCGATCTTCATGATCAAGAACCAGAAACCTTTGTACCGAAAGATATTATCAATATTTTAGATGATTTTCCGATTTTGCCCAAAGAACAAATTCAATTTTGGAACTGGCTTTCAGATTATTATATCTGTAACTTGGGTGAGATTTATCGTTTTTCATTTCCAGGTTCTTTAAAATTAGAAAGTGAAACGTATCTAAAATTAAGATCAAATATTGTTATTGATTTCGAGAATTTAGATGTCAATGAAATGTATTTGATACAAGCCTTGGAAGTTCGACAACTCATTAATTTAACGGAGATTGAAGCATTTATTCCTAAAAGAGATATTGTAAAAACTATTAAATCATTAATCGATTTACAATACATTGAAATTGATGAGAAAATCGCTGAAAAGTACAAAGCCAAAGAAGTTGCTTATTTAAAGATTAATAATGAAACCGTAAAGAATTCTCATTTACCTGAAATTCTTTTATCATTAAAACGTTCGCCGAAACAACAGGAATTATTTCTTTTATTATTAGAGAAACAAACCGAACATCCTGAAAAATTAATCAAAAAGTCAGATGTTTTTCATGAAGGAAATTACGTTCAAGCGCAATTAAAATCATTAATTGAAAAAGATTTGGTTCAGGAATATTATCTTCAAAAAGACAGATTAGAAAGTTATGAAGGCGAAACTGAAGAATTAGAAAAACTGAGTGATATTCAACTTCAAGCAAAAATTGAAATTGATGAAGCCTTTGAACAAGGAAAAAATGTGTTGCTTCACGGCGTTACTTCTTCCGGGAAAACCCACGTTTATTTAGAAAAGATTGAAGAAACTGTTGCTGATGGAAAAAACGTTTTATTTCTGCTTCCTGAGATTGCGATCACCAAACAGATCGTTCAGCGTTTAGAAAAAAAATACGGCAAACAATTGGGCTTTTATCATCAAAAATTAACTGATTTCGAAAAGGTAGAAGTTTGGAGAAGAATTAAAAATAACGATATCAAAATCCTTATTGGTACCAGGAATGCGTTGTTTTTACCTTATGAGAATTTAGGGTTAATCGTTGTTGATGAAGAACACGATTCCAGTTATAAACCGCGGGAAATTTCTCCGTTTTTTAATGCTAAAGATGCCGCGCAGGTTTTAGCGAAATTCTATAAAGCCAATGTTATTCTGGGTTCTGCGACTCCCTCGGTAGAATCTTATTACGCTGCAAAAAAGGAAAAACTGAAATACGTTTTCTTGGGCGAACGTTTTGGAAATGTAAATATTCCACAGTTTGAATTGATTAATTTTAAAGAAGCACAAGATTCTAAAAAATTGGTTGGTAGTTTTTCTTTGCAGTTAATTGACGAAATTAGAAAAGAACTCGATCAGAAAAAGCAAACCATGATTCTTCATAATCGCCGTGGTTACGCCAATGTTGTGGAATGTGAAACTTGTGGTTATGTAAATTACTGTTCGAATTGTGATGTGGTGATGACGTACCACAAGTATAATAATGAAATGAAATGTCATTATTGTGGGCAAAAAGCAGCAAAACCGAAAGCCTGTCCGAAATGTCATTCTGAAAAATTGAATGTAAGAGGAGTTGGTGTAGAGCAGATTCACGAAGAAGTTTGTAAAATTTTCCCTGAGTCAGAAGTCGACCGAATGGATGTTGATTCCATGCGCAAGAAATTTGCCTACGAGAAATTATATGAGAAAATAGAAGAAGGCGAGACGGATATTATTGTTGGAACTCAAATGATTTCCAAAGGATTAGATTTTGATAATATTGAATTGGTCGCAATTCCAAAAGCGGACTCCTTATTATATGTACAGGATTTTCGTGCTGAAGAAAGAGCGTTTCAATTAATCACTCAAGTTTCGGGTAGAGCCGGTAGAATGTCTGGAAATGGGAAGGTTTTAATTCAAACTTATAATCCGCAACATTCCATTTTTCAAATGCTTAAGGATCATGATACGCCAATGATTTACGAACATTTATTAACGGAGAGAAAGAAATTCCTTTATCCGCCTTTCGTAAAATTGATTATGATTGAATTAAAGCATCGTAGAGAAGATAAAGTAAATCGTGCTTCACAGTTTTTAGGTTCAATTCTTAGAAAATATTTACCCGAAGAATGTATTCTTGGTCCAGAAAAATCTCCAATCGGAAAGTTGAATTTAATGTATCAATACCAACTTTTACTCAAATTACCACGAGGTAAAAAGTATGCAGATTATAAAAATTTAGTTACCAAAAGTTTGACCGAGTTTGATGAGATTACAGCTTACCATTCTATAAAAAAGGTGATTTATGTTGACTTTTAA
- a CDS encoding M1 family aminopeptidase, whose protein sequence is MKQFYVLVIMFAFVQVFGQNEEAERKSMIRNEARRYTKMINYNVNPNTLNYDLRYQRLDLNLDPAQYFVSGTVTSHFVPNQNISSIYFDFSNVLTVSEVKYHGTNLSFTQLPTKEIKIDFPTSLASATLDSLTIKYSGAPDTSGSAGDAFTTSTQGGKPVLFTLSEPYGAQEWFPTKQSMNDKIEKLDIKITTPNQYNVASNGKLFSETMLPGNKKLTFWQTNYPIPAYLVALGITNYTKFNDVMGTPPFPFVNYVYPSTANNSSTMANINWTKDIMNVFEENFGPYPYRNEKYGHMEFGWGGGMEHSTMSSMGGFSKSLIAHELAHQWFGDKVTTGAWNDIWLNEGFATFGAHLANEKLLMTNSQFMSFLSDEMNFVTSSAGGSVYVNDANLGSTNAVFDSRLTYSKGGYVVRMLKWILGDAVFYQALKEYHSRPNLAYNYVRTDDLKNSLLQSTGKDFTEFFNDWIYGQGYPTYQIKWNQTTDKVLRFKVGQTQSHPSVSFFKMPLPIKVNGTAGQVAYLVLNNNSNNQNFAEALTFTVASVQFNYENQIITKGSTVTKDTSILAVNDASKNEIRIYPNPVKDQLSVDGITKDESYEIFSIDGKLVKSGTISCKNSIGVNTLPKGVYLLKIAEKNLKFIKE, encoded by the coding sequence ATGAAACAATTTTATGTACTTGTAATAATGTTCGCTTTCGTTCAGGTTTTTGGACAAAACGAAGAGGCCGAAAGAAAAAGTATGATCAGAAATGAGGCTCGGCGATATACGAAAATGATTAACTACAACGTGAATCCAAACACTTTGAATTATGATTTGAGATATCAAAGATTGGACTTGAATCTAGATCCAGCACAATATTTTGTGAGTGGAACAGTAACGAGCCATTTCGTTCCGAATCAAAATATTTCCAGTATCTATTTTGACTTTTCTAATGTGCTGACGGTTTCCGAAGTGAAATACCATGGTACGAATTTATCATTCACGCAATTACCAACGAAGGAAATAAAAATCGACTTTCCAACGTCGCTCGCGTCGGCAACTTTAGATTCACTTACGATTAAATATTCTGGTGCACCTGATACTTCTGGTAGTGCGGGAGATGCTTTCACCACTTCAACTCAGGGAGGAAAGCCTGTTCTATTTACCCTTTCAGAACCTTACGGTGCGCAGGAATGGTTTCCGACCAAACAGAGTATGAATGATAAAATTGAAAAACTTGATATTAAGATTACTACTCCAAATCAATATAATGTAGCTTCTAATGGAAAGTTATTTTCTGAAACAATGTTGCCAGGAAATAAAAAATTGACTTTTTGGCAAACCAATTATCCGATTCCCGCTTATTTAGTGGCTTTGGGAATTACGAATTATACGAAGTTTAATGATGTGATGGGAACGCCACCTTTTCCGTTTGTGAATTATGTTTATCCTTCTACAGCAAACAATTCTTCAACGATGGCGAATATCAATTGGACCAAAGATATTATGAATGTTTTCGAAGAAAATTTTGGCCCATATCCTTACCGAAATGAAAAATACGGTCACATGGAATTTGGCTGGGGCGGTGGAATGGAGCATTCAACCATGTCGTCAATGGGCGGCTTTAGTAAAAGTCTTATTGCACATGAACTTGCCCATCAATGGTTTGGCGACAAAGTGACTACTGGAGCATGGAATGACATTTGGCTTAATGAAGGTTTCGCAACTTTCGGAGCGCATCTTGCCAATGAAAAGTTATTAATGACTAACAGTCAGTTTATGTCTTTTCTTTCGGATGAAATGAATTTTGTTACAAGTTCTGCTGGCGGGAGTGTTTACGTTAACGATGCTAATTTAGGAAGCACCAATGCCGTTTTTGACAGCAGATTAACTTATTCGAAAGGTGGTTATGTCGTTCGAATGCTTAAATGGATTTTAGGTGATGCCGTTTTTTATCAAGCTTTAAAAGAGTATCATTCCCGTCCAAATCTTGCCTATAATTATGTGCGAACAGATGATTTAAAGAATTCATTATTACAATCTACAGGAAAAGATTTTACCGAATTTTTCAACGACTGGATTTACGGTCAGGGATATCCGACTTATCAAATAAAATGGAATCAAACTACAGATAAAGTTTTGAGATTTAAAGTGGGTCAAACTCAAAGCCATCCTTCTGTTAGTTTCTTTAAAATGCCTTTACCCATTAAAGTAAACGGAACTGCCGGGCAAGTTGCTTATTTAGTTTTAAACAATAATTCAAATAATCAAAATTTTGCCGAAGCTTTGACTTTCACGGTGGCTTCAGTTCAGTTTAATTATGAAAATCAGATTATTACCAAAGGTTCAACAGTAACGAAAGATACTTCGATTCTCGCGGTAAATGATGCTTCTAAAAATGAAATCAGAATTTATCCAAATCCAGTGAAGGACCAACTTTCTGTAGATGGAATTACTAAAGATGAGTCGTATGAGATTTTCAGTATTGATGGTAAGTTGGTGAAGTCAGGAACGATTTCGTGTAAAAATTCAATCGGTGTAAATACGCTTCCAAAAGGAGTTTATCTGTTAAAAATTGCAGAAAAGAATTTGAAATTTATTAAAGAATAA
- a CDS encoding TSUP family transporter — MTEVQPNNMHPIFLNLERIPVLLVGHDELILKAVKQICRNSIHCKIKIFDENISEEIIQFSSDKSNIILYHRKMEEDDFQNFALLIISTEDHEYEEHLLQLSQNKNILINVIEKPQISDFSLVSVIKKENIKLGISSNDYSPEVQERINRIIEHSIPSDLEEFIEKLKFAYKNPLMNRDDELKSLDTITADYLDQKQKRPLANSEFENLEKITKAVRRRSNIYLGIIGVMVLIGVLSYILFEFQLFPDINAFLNADNHIFYKMLAVGFVAELVVGSTGMGYGIICTTILLMLNIAPPIISASIHSAETFTSAAGSISHFRLKNVNMKLVKALAIPAIIGAIIGALSLTYFGQHYAPIVKPIISCYTLYLGINILRNAFKNNRKEKRIQKSGRNIKILGLFGGFIDSFTGGGWGPMVTGTLLKDGRTPRYVIGSSTLSKFILTITSAITFVITIGIQHWNIVLGLLIGGIVTAPFAAMLTSRIPIKKMFVVIGILIITLSVISIVKSLS, encoded by the coding sequence ATGACCGAAGTTCAACCTAATAATATGCATCCGATATTCCTTAATTTGGAAAGGATTCCCGTATTATTGGTTGGACATGATGAATTGATTTTAAAGGCAGTAAAACAAATCTGTCGAAATTCCATCCATTGTAAAATCAAAATTTTTGACGAAAATATTTCAGAAGAAATCATTCAATTTTCTTCGGACAAATCCAATATCATTCTTTACCATCGAAAAATGGAAGAAGATGATTTTCAGAATTTTGCCTTATTAATAATTTCTACTGAAGATCATGAATACGAAGAACACCTTCTTCAACTTTCTCAAAATAAAAATATCCTCATCAACGTCATCGAGAAACCACAAATCAGTGATTTCTCTTTGGTTTCTGTTATTAAAAAGGAAAATATAAAATTGGGAATTTCTTCAAATGATTATTCACCAGAAGTTCAGGAAAGAATCAACCGAATTATCGAACACAGCATTCCATCTGATCTTGAGGAGTTTATTGAAAAATTGAAATTCGCCTACAAAAACCCTTTAATGAACCGAGATGATGAACTGAAATCGCTCGATACGATTACGGCTGATTATCTTGATCAGAAACAAAAACGTCCTCTTGCCAATTCAGAATTCGAAAATTTAGAAAAAATAACGAAAGCGGTTCGCCGTCGTTCTAATATCTATCTTGGTATTATCGGCGTCATGGTTTTAATTGGTGTTCTTTCTTATATTCTTTTTGAATTTCAATTATTCCCAGACATTAATGCATTTCTAAATGCTGACAATCATATTTTCTATAAAATGTTGGCGGTTGGTTTCGTCGCAGAATTGGTTGTCGGGAGTACGGGAATGGGTTATGGAATTATTTGTACCACGATTCTTTTGATGCTGAATATTGCGCCGCCAATCATTAGTGCAAGTATTCACTCGGCAGAAACATTTACGTCTGCAGCAGGAAGCATCAGCCATTTCCGATTAAAGAATGTGAATATGAAGTTGGTAAAAGCCTTAGCGATTCCAGCAATTATTGGTGCGATTATCGGCGCATTATCACTTACTTATTTCGGGCAACATTATGCTCCTATTGTAAAACCAATTATTTCCTGTTATACTTTATATCTCGGAATTAACATTTTACGAAACGCTTTTAAAAATAATAGAAAGGAAAAACGAATTCAGAAATCCGGACGAAACATCAAAATTTTAGGATTGTTTGGCGGTTTTATCGATTCGTTTACCGGCGGCGGTTGGGGACCGATGGTTACCGGAACTTTATTAAAAGACGGACGAACGCCAAGATACGTGATTGGGAGTTCTACGCTATCAAAATTTATTTTGACCATTACCAGCGCAATCACTTTTGTAATAACGATTGGTATTCAGCATTGGAATATTGTTCTCGGACTTTTGATTGGTGGAATCGTTACGGCACCTTTTGCAGCAATGCTTACGAGCAGAATTCCGATTAAGAAAATGTTTGTGGTTATTGGTATTCTTATAATTACTTTGAGTGTTATTTCGATTGTAAAATCGTTGAGTTAG
- the kbl gene encoding glycine C-acetyltransferase, with protein sequence MISKNYLENLQNELQNIKNDGLFKNERIITSQQSAVIEANGKTLLNFCANNYLGLSNNKEVMKASQDMIESHGYGMSSVRFICGTQDIHKELEAKISNFLGLEDTILYAACFDANGGVFEPLFTDQDAIISDELNHASIIDGVRLCKAARYRFKNNNMADLEEQLIEASKKDHRFKIIVTDGVFSMDGIVADLKGLCDLADKYDCLVMVDDSHATGFIGKTGRGTHEANDVMGRVDIITSTLGKALGGALGGFTSGKKEIIDMLRQRSRPYLFSNSLAPGIVGAAIKVLDMISDDTTLRDQVMENAEYFRKEMKAKGFDIPDGDAAIVPVMLYDAPLAQKMAEHLMEEGIYVIGFFFPVVPKGKARIRVQLSASHTREHLDKAIEAFEKVGKDLGVI encoded by the coding sequence ATGATTTCTAAAAATTATCTGGAAAATTTACAGAACGAACTTCAAAATATTAAAAACGACGGCTTGTTCAAAAACGAGCGAATCATCACTTCACAGCAATCTGCGGTGATTGAAGCCAACGGAAAAACACTTTTAAATTTCTGTGCCAATAACTATTTGGGATTGTCTAATAATAAAGAAGTGATGAAAGCATCGCAAGATATGATCGAAAGCCACGGCTACGGAATGTCTTCGGTACGTTTCATCTGCGGAACTCAGGATATTCATAAAGAACTGGAAGCGAAGATTTCTAATTTCCTCGGTTTAGAAGACACGATTTTATATGCTGCATGTTTTGATGCAAATGGTGGAGTTTTCGAGCCATTGTTTACCGATCAGGATGCAATTATTTCTGATGAATTAAACCACGCTTCAATTATTGATGGTGTTCGTTTGTGTAAAGCTGCGAGATACCGTTTTAAAAATAATAATATGGCAGATTTGGAAGAGCAGTTAATTGAAGCTTCCAAAAAAGACCACCGTTTTAAAATCATCGTTACAGACGGTGTTTTCTCAATGGACGGAATTGTTGCTGATTTGAAAGGACTTTGTGATTTAGCAGATAAATACGACTGTTTGGTAATGGTTGACGATTCTCACGCTACAGGATTCATCGGTAAAACCGGTCGTGGAACTCATGAAGCAAACGATGTAATGGGTAGAGTAGATATCATTACTTCAACCTTAGGAAAAGCATTAGGCGGCGCGCTTGGCGGATTTACTTCCGGTAAAAAAGAAATCATCGATATGTTGAGACAGCGTTCCAGACCTTATTTATTCTCGAATTCTTTGGCTCCTGGAATCGTTGGTGCAGCGATTAAAGTGTTGGACATGATTTCCGACGACACAACTTTGAGAGATCAGGTAATGGAAAACGCAGAATACTTTAGAAAAGAAATGAAAGCCAAAGGTTTTGACATTCCTGACGGTGATGCAGCGATTGTTCCGGTAATGTTGTACGACGCACCTTTAGCCCAAAAAATGGCGGAACATTTAATGGAAGAAGGAATTTACGTTATCGGATTTTTCTTCCCGGTTGTACCAAAAGGAAAAGCGAGAATCAGAGTTCAACTTTCTGCATCTCATACCAGAGAACACTTAGACAAAGCAATTGAAGCTTTCGAAAAAGTAGGAAAGGATTTAGGAGTTATTTAA
- the dacB gene encoding D-alanyl-D-alanine carboxypeptidase/D-alanyl-D-alanine-endopeptidase: MINIKKILVSSAIAVSAFAFGQGTFASTNYPQSYDNQNSNTSKESAEKLLSAKELVDIKLNSMMNDPVLRNANWGFVVYDPKTKKVISSYNENASLIPASTTKLLTTETAMNLLGEQFKWVTQLEYSGTIEDGVLNGNLYIVGSGDPSLGTNKAGASSYSSIISDFKAAISEKGIKKVNGDIIIQNGVFKLNKSQLLPESIVWLENGNYYLPVGTTKEINPQNEKLIAKKANPFSENKNYYYISPYIGQMVYADKFDGGNLTTKLPDAPAYLANNLRAAMLKSGLPVVGKVVAKMTDPNPEKREVITSYQSPTLAEIIMYTNQHSDNALAEATLRMVGFQKLGDQTLEAGRIVVNDHLKSVGFETEGLNYFDGSGLSRANVVTPISQVKFLAHLMDEKYYTTFQETLPIGGQTGTLKRMFNTTGNGQVFAKTGTLNKVKTLAGYMKTNSGKTLVFSLLINNYAGSVDQVKSRMEQILEPTLNL; this comes from the coding sequence ATGATTAACATCAAAAAAATTCTGGTTTCCTCTGCAATAGCAGTTTCTGCATTTGCATTTGGGCAGGGAACCTTCGCTTCTACCAATTATCCTCAATCTTACGACAATCAAAATTCCAATACTTCTAAAGAGTCCGCTGAAAAACTTCTAAGCGCGAAAGAACTCGTAGATATCAAATTGAATTCTATGATGAACGATCCTGTTTTGCGAAATGCAAACTGGGGTTTCGTAGTTTATGATCCGAAAACCAAAAAGGTGATTAGTTCTTATAATGAGAATGCATCGTTGATTCCGGCTTCTACGACGAAGTTATTAACCACAGAAACTGCCATGAACCTTTTGGGAGAACAGTTTAAATGGGTTACTCAGTTAGAGTATTCAGGCACTATTGAAGATGGTGTTCTTAATGGAAATTTGTATATCGTGGGAAGTGGTGATCCTTCACTGGGTACCAATAAAGCAGGCGCAAGTTCTTACAGCAGCATAATTTCCGATTTTAAAGCAGCCATTTCCGAGAAAGGAATTAAAAAAGTAAATGGAGATATTATTATTCAAAACGGTGTTTTTAAATTAAATAAAAGCCAGTTATTACCGGAAAGTATCGTTTGGCTTGAAAATGGAAATTATTATTTACCCGTTGGAACGACTAAAGAAATCAATCCTCAAAATGAAAAACTGATTGCTAAGAAAGCAAATCCGTTTTCTGAGAATAAAAACTATTACTATATCTCGCCTTATATTGGTCAAATGGTATATGCTGATAAATTTGACGGTGGTAATTTAACAACGAAACTTCCGGATGCTCCAGCTTATTTAGCCAATAATTTACGTGCAGCAATGCTTAAAAGCGGTTTACCGGTAGTAGGAAAAGTCGTAGCGAAAATGACCGATCCTAATCCTGAGAAAAGAGAAGTTATCACTTCATACCAGTCTCCAACTTTAGCAGAGATCATTATGTATACCAATCAACACAGCGATAATGCTTTGGCAGAAGCAACGTTGAGAATGGTAGGTTTTCAAAAGTTAGGTGATCAAACTTTAGAAGCAGGAAGAATCGTGGTAAATGATCACTTAAAATCAGTAGGTTTTGAAACTGAAGGTCTAAATTACTTCGACGGAAGTGGACTTTCAAGAGCTAATGTGGTCACTCCAATTTCTCAAGTGAAGTTTTTAGCGCATTTGATGGATGAAAAATATTATACTACTTTTCAGGAAACTTTGCCAATTGGTGGACAAACAGGAACATTAAAAAGAATGTTTAACACGACCGGAAACGGACAGGTTTTCGCAAAAACAGGAACTTTAAATAAAGTGAAAACTTTAGCCGGATATATGAAAACAAATTCTGGTAAAACTTTGGTGTTTTCACTACTCATTAATAATTACGCAGGATCTGTAGATCAAGTTAAAAGCCGAATGGAGCAAATCCTGGAGCCGACTCTGAATCTGTAA
- a CDS encoding sulfate adenylyltransferase subunit 1, whose protein sequence is MDILRLMTAGSVDDGKSTLIGRLLYDSKSILVDQLEALEKQSKNKNSDGIDLAILTDGLRAEREQGITIDVAYRYFSTPNRKFIIADAPGHVQYTRNMITGASNSDLMIILIDARQGVIEQTRRHSIIASLLKIKHVVIAVNKMDLVNYSEEVFENIKTDYLEIAKKLNLSNIQFFPISALDGDNIVDRSTKMPWFKENSLLEYLEQIEINKEINLEDTRFQVQFVIRPQTEEFHDYRGYAGEIVSGIYKKGDRIKVLPQNIETTISKVETGGKEVDEVFAPQPAVIHIEDDIDISRGDYFVHADQIPNVANEFEALVCWMDHKELVPGNKYFLQHRSKLIKTIIKEIDYKLDVNSLEKTPTDSVKLNEVVRVTIKTASPLVFDSFEKNKGTGSAILVDETSNSTVGAVMIL, encoded by the coding sequence ATGGATATATTAAGATTAATGACTGCTGGAAGTGTTGATGATGGTAAAAGCACCTTAATTGGCCGCCTTTTATACGACAGCAAAAGTATTCTGGTCGATCAACTGGAAGCCTTGGAAAAACAGTCTAAAAATAAAAATTCAGACGGAATCGATTTAGCGATTCTTACCGACGGTTTGCGTGCCGAACGAGAACAGGGAATCACCATCGATGTGGCGTACCGATATTTCTCGACACCGAATCGGAAATTTATTATTGCAGATGCTCCCGGTCACGTTCAATACACGCGTAACATGATTACCGGCGCGTCGAATTCTGATTTGATGATTATCCTTATCGATGCACGACAAGGCGTTATTGAGCAAACCAGAAGACACAGTATCATCGCTTCTCTTTTGAAAATTAAGCACGTCGTCATCGCGGTGAATAAAATGGATTTGGTTAATTATTCAGAAGAAGTTTTTGAAAATATTAAAACAGATTATCTGGAAATTGCTAAAAAACTGAACCTCAGCAATATTCAGTTTTTCCCGATTTCTGCTTTAGATGGAGATAATATTGTCGACCGCTCTACCAAAATGCCTTGGTTTAAAGAAAATTCTTTATTAGAATATTTGGAGCAAATTGAAATCAATAAAGAAATTAATCTGGAAGATACTCGCTTTCAAGTACAGTTTGTCATTCGTCCGCAAACCGAAGAATTCCATGATTATCGAGGTTACGCAGGAGAAATCGTAAGTGGAATTTATAAAAAAGGAGATCGCATAAAAGTGCTTCCGCAAAATATAGAAACCACTATTTCTAAAGTTGAAACTGGCGGAAAAGAAGTCGATGAAGTTTTTGCGCCACAACCTGCCGTGATTCATATTGAAGATGATATCGATATTTCGCGTGGTGATTATTTTGTTCATGCAGATCAAATTCCAAACGTGGCTAATGAATTCGAAGCGTTGGTTTGTTGGATGGATCATAAAGAATTAGTTCCCGGAAATAAATACTTTCTCCAACATAGAAGCAAATTGATTAAAACCATTATCAAAGAAATCGATTATAAATTAGATGTGAATTCTTTAGAGAAAACTCCAACTGACTCCGTAAAACTGAATGAAGTTGTACGAGTTACTATAAAAACCGCGAGTCCGTTGGTTTTCGATTCTTTTGAAAAAAATAAAGGAACAGGAAGTGCCATTTTGGTTGATGAAACCAGCAATTCAACTGTTGGCGCGGTAATGATTCTATAA